The Diadema setosum chromosome 4, eeDiaSeto1, whole genome shotgun sequence genome window below encodes:
- the LOC140226959 gene encoding large ribosomal subunit protein mL63-like → MWLTRILYGHRFRSAKVPGLQWAGKYRRFRPITRYMIRNMEKRLAIEEENARHLSRPFLTPEEEFGHAKERAVEEKKQFLTNLRFKKVPPHRYMDDHFSHLRISRKWE, encoded by the exons ATGTGGCTGACAAGAATTCTCTATGGACATAGATTCCGCAGTGCCAAGGTCCCGGGACTTCAGTGGGCTGG CAAGTATCGACGATTCAGACCCATCACAAGGTATATGATAAGGAACATGGAAAAGAGGTTGGCCATTGAGGAGGAGAATGCGAGACACCTTAGCAGACCCTTCCTAACTCCC GAAGAGGAATTCGGTCATGCCAAGGAGAGGGCAGTTGAGGAGAAGAAGCAGTTTCTCACCAACTTGCGATTCAAGAAGGTCCCGCCACACCGGTACATGGACGACCACTTCTCCCACCTCAGGATATCCCGGAAGTGGGAGTGA